The Bartonella grahamii subsp. shimonis region AACCGGAGGGGAAAATGCAAACTCCAAATCTTAATATTGATCTTTTTGTAGGCAAAAAAATTCGCTTTAGGCGAAAAATGCTCAAAATGTCTCAAAAAACATTAGGGCATCATTTAGGTGTCACTTTCCAACAAATCCAAAAGTATGAAAAAGGCTTAAACCGTGTGAGCGCAGGACGTTTAAAGGAAATTTCCGATATATTGGATGTCCCTATTGCCTTTTTTTACGCTGATATCATCACAAAAAAACACACCCCGTATCATCATGATGAAATCGCCTCGAGCAAAGAGGAATATTTGCTTTTAAAAAGTTTTAGAATTCTTACATCTGTCAAACAAAAAGCAATTTTAAAATTAATTGCTGATCAAAATTAAAACGTTTTAAAAACATTGGCATAGGGTACCGCCCGCTCTGTTCTTTGCTTCCTTTCCACACATCAAAGGATGCAAATTCCTCCTCAAACTGGTTGATAAACAATCCCACTTCTCAAAAACAGCTCCTTATCGGCGTCTCATTTCATATGGTTCCTTTCACAAAATTAGACAAGCAACCTCTCCCCTGAATAATTCACCACACTCTCTCATCAACACACCCCATACATACAGTTTTTATGTCTTATATCCCCCCCAAGCGATGATGTTTTTACAGAACAACAGAATAAGCATTCATGCGGATTTTAAAAAAAGTCAGCCCCTTCTTCGCTGTAGACACTCCATTTATTTAAAACGATGGGTATTTAATATACCTGCTATAAAGACTTGGTAACTGTTATAAATTCTAAAGGCATGTTTTTTCCTCTAAAATCTTAATGCTACACCAACTCCATCACAAGACAAGATATTGATTTATAAAGAGTGTTCATTATTTTTCATGTTAAATGAGAATCCAGAATATCGTGAGATTCTTTCCTTTCAGATCTCTCTCATGTTGAATCAATCAAAACCACTTGCTTGCACGTTACAAGCAACCCCTCCCCTGAATAATTCACCACACTCTCTCATCAACACACCCCATACATACAGTTTTTATGTCTTATATCCCCCCCAAGCGATGATGTTTTTACAGAACAACAGAATAAGCATTCATGCGGATTTTAAAAAAAGTCAGCCCCTTCTTCGCTGTAGACACTCCATTTATTTAAAACGATGGGTATTTAATATACCTGCTATAAAGACTTGGTAACTGTTATAAATTCTAAAGGCATGTTTTTTCCTCTAAAATCTTAATGCTACACCAACTCCATCACAAGACAAGATATTGATTTATAAAGAGTGTTCATTATTTTTCATGTTAAATGAGAATCAAGAATATCGTAAGATTCTTTCATTTCAGATCTCTCTCATGTTGTATCAATCAAAACCATTCGCTTGCACGTTACAAGCAGAAAGGGCCCTTGTGAATAAAAAACTATTAAGAAAAGATTAAAAATGCTTCTAATGAACCGTCTCAAGTCCAAGGGCTGCCTCAACACTGGGAGAGGGCTGTAGCAACACCCACGAGCTGACAAAGTGTGTGATAGTGCCTGCTTGCTTCTTCATAAGCGTAAAGATGGTGGTGCTCAATAGATTTATGATTATACCATTCACGAACAGCGTCACAAAATAGGCTTGGATACCTTGAGAAATGTTTCTATAAGCAATGCTATCCAGTTTTCTCGTGAAAATAATCCTCAATCTAACAAAGATGAAACAAACAATAGGATTGCAAATATGATTTTGGAAGCTCATCTGAAAGATGAAAAATGACAAAAATCTCCGCTATAAAAATTAAAGAAGCAACTATTCGTTGAACCATAACTTCTTTATTTTAGCATTTTTATATCATACTTTACTGTTGAGATGCATGACTGTTAAAACGCGTGACCACGATCTGTAGAATAGCTTTGGCGAGAAAAACATTTCAGTATCTGCTTGTAAGACATTTTGACAATTTTTAGATTCCTTAACAGCTTGTCCTGAAAGAAAACACTTCTTTCCCCATTCTTCCCTTAATTTTGCATCTTTCTTAAAATCTTCCACACTATAGATTTTTTCACACCCCACGACGAATAATAGAGCTATGTATAATAAAATATTTTTTCATTTTACCCTTCTTTAAATACCTTATCTATTAACATCATTCCCCAAATGGGTTTTAAATTTTCATACCCTATAACAATATAGCCTTATTATCGCTTGCTTGCTTTCAAAGTGGGCACTCTAAGTAAAATAACGCAAAAAGAGCTCACAACAGCCATCGTATGAGTTTGTCATAAGATACAATGAGAAGGAAAGAGCCCAGGCTGAGTAAAAATGACAAAATCAGAAGATGTACTAATGTTTTTATCCAATTGATTTCAAATAGCGACACTGCGATAGAAATCGCCGCTAGCCTTATAGAAAGCCTATGAGGCATTATAATGCTTAGTATCACTATCAACGGACCACAAAGCCATTACAAAAAAGTATGAGCCCTTTTTATCTATGTGTATGTTGATTATTTTTTTCCCCCATCGAATGCTTAAATAAAAACGTTTTGTGATATATAGAAAATAATCAACAATGCAAATCATTTTTACGAAGATTTCTTCGTGTAGAGTCTATTTGAAATTCATTATTTGGAAGTCTGAATTTAGCAGCAGATAATTATGAAAACTTTGCAAGAAATGCAATAGATTGATCACTTTTAAAGAAGTAAAAAACCGTGATCCAATCCTGAAGACAAAATTCTGATGAAAAAACTTTCGCTATGAATTCTTTTAAGGCATTGTAAAATATTCTATCAGTTATATCAAACGTTATCCCATTTTGGGGTTTGTTCATTTTTCACTTTTATCAACTCCACTCTAGAAATCCGTTTCTTGAGCTTTTTTTATCGTCTCACTTTCTCCTTCAAACACAAATATTCAAAAACGCTTTGCCACCAACAATGAAATTTTCCTGCTTTTATAAAACACATAAGTAAAGACAGAGAAGCGATTTCGAGAGCCCCTCTTGAAAAGGAAAGTATCATCCATTTATTTCAAAAACGAAAATAATTTCACGGTTTATTCAAATTTGCCCCATGGTCTGGTACAATTTTATTGATAAAGTTTTCTCTATAAAAAATTTAAGTAAATATGTTCATTAAAGCCAATCACGGATTTGCAAAGGGGTTGTAAGACCCATTATCTCGCCGCCATTTTAAAGGTTCGCTGAAATCACTTGACCAAAGACCAATCTTGTTGTTGCGTGCTTTTTCTTCCGCATGATGGTACTGGACTGGAATAGGATTTTTCCCCTCTCTTGAGAGTACCAACATACCTTCTATAAGACCTGCCTCAGCTAAATCAACCCCTTGAACAAAACATTGCGCATAATAAACACCATTGTGCATCAAAGCCTGTTTACAGGATAAATCCTGCCCAAGTGTTTTGGTGACAAGCCAAGCCGTTGTAACCGCGCCACAGGGCCATTCTTGATCTTTTAATCGTGCTTTTTGGCGTGGAGCACATGTATCTACACCATAAAGATGAATATCACGAGTGATATGTGAGCGCCAAGATTGTGCAGCAGGCGTCAGTAATTTAAATGTAACCCCACTTGTAACAGAGGCCTTACCATGAAAAACAACAGCATTATTTGCAACATTGTTTAATGAAACACTTTTCTGCAAATCGAGAGCTGATTCATTTTTTTCTAATTGCTGTTTGGTGATAGATTTAACCAACTTTTCTTCTTCTCGATAAAAATTGAAAATATCTTGGATATCTTGCATCTCAAATGTTTTAAGAATGCTGAAATCTATTTTATCTTTATACTGGCTTAATCCCCACACTATGGAACCCATAATGTAGATAATAACAATCAATTTAAATAGCATTTCTTAATACGCTCGCTCAAAAAATTCATTGTTTCTCTATCCTTTCACATTATTTATCAGCAATCCCTTTGTTTTTAAAGAAAAAATCTAAATATCTGTGTTGCATATTAACTACATTTTGTAAAGAATAATATTCCTTCTTACATTGTTTTAATATTGTTGTTTTTACCAATGCATACAACTTAAAATTGCCATTTTCATATAACACAATCGGAATTTGAAAAGACTTCTGTCTCTTTAAGAAAAAGAGTTTGAGAGTGAATAGATCCACTATCAATGCTTTTAAAACAAGCAAACGAGAAGAGTTTAACTGTCATCAAACGACAACGTTCTTCAGTTTTTAGAGGCAATAGAATGTCGACATATGAACAAATATTATTTGTTAAAGAGAGGTAAAATGACAGATAATAGATCCCAGAACATCATTTTTATCGTTATCATGACTATGCTGCTTTTTACAGTATTGCTTGTATCAGATCCTTCTTATGCTGCTTCTGCTACTAGTGGGGGTGGTTTCGGGAATCTTGATGGTGTTTTAGGCAACATTGTCACAATGATGAC contains the following coding sequences:
- a CDS encoding helix-turn-helix transcriptional regulator, with translation MQTPNLNIDLFVGKKIRFRRKMLKMSQKTLGHHLGVTFQQIQKYEKGLNRVSAGRLKEISDILDVPIAFFYADIITKKHTPYHHDEIASSKEEYLLLKSFRILTSVKQKAILKLIADQN
- a CDS encoding EexN family lipoprotein, translating into MGCEKIYSVEDFKKDAKLREEWGKKCFLSGQAVKESKNCQNVLQADTEMFFSPKLFYRSWSRVLTVMHLNSKV
- a CDS encoding TrbC/VirB2 family protein, coding for MTDNRSQNIIFIVIMTMLLFTVLLVSDPSYAASATSGGGFGNLDGVLGNIVTMMTGPTAKLIAIICVAAVGIGWMYGFIDLRKAAYCVLGIAIVFGAPTLVTKLAGTT